The proteins below come from a single Nanoarchaeota archaeon genomic window:
- a CDS encoding 16S ribosomal RNA methyltransferase A, which translates to MENEVRRKNISYFLETYGIRLKKSLGQNFLVDKNIIRKEAELAQIKPGETILEIGPGVGFLTRELLLRTKNHLASARSFLNRRFKSLEQRSCERIPARSEKRTAGKVIAIEFDKNLADILEKEFQKEIAEKKLEIIYADALEIDFPKFDKCVSNIPYEISSKIILKLGKCKKPAVLIIQKEFAERLIALPGAREYSKISVMSQYYFRTELLHIVSKKSFFPSPNIDSAIVRLEPQSEAFIKSLGIADESLFLKIIHALFQHKNMTVRNALIHSRGEFGLDKETAKKIAENISLKGTKVRMLDLIMIAQIAGEMYVQDI; encoded by the coding sequence ATGGAAAACGAAGTCCGCAGAAAGAACATTTCATATTTTCTTGAAACTTATGGCATCCGCCTCAAAAAAAGCCTTGGCCAGAATTTTCTTGTCGATAAAAATATAATCCGAAAAGAAGCAGAGCTTGCCCAAATAAAGCCTGGTGAGACCATTCTTGAGATAGGTCCGGGAGTAGGATTTTTGACGCGCGAACTTCTCTTGCGCACGAAAAATCATCTCGCTAGCGCTCGAAGCTTTTTGAACCGAAGATTCAAAAGCCTAGAGCAACGAAGTTGCGAAAGGATTCCAGCCCGGAGCGAAAAGCGAACGGCTGGAAAAGTAATTGCAATCGAGTTTGACAAAAATCTTGCGGATATACTGGAAAAAGAATTTCAAAAAGAGATTGCTGAAAAGAAGCTAGAAATCATTTATGCAGACGCGCTGGAAATAGATTTTCCAAAGTTCGACAAATGCGTCTCAAACATACCTTACGAAATCTCGTCAAAAATAATCCTGAAACTCGGCAAATGCAAAAAGCCCGCAGTCCTTATTATTCAGAAAGAATTTGCAGAGAGGCTCATTGCATTGCCTGGAGCGCGCGAGTATTCAAAAATTTCAGTGATGTCGCAGTATTATTTCCGTACAGAGCTGCTGCACATTGTTTCGAAAAAATCTTTTTTCCCTTCACCAAATATCGATTCAGCAATCGTGCGGCTTGAACCGCAAAGCGAAGCGTTCATAAAGTCGCTTGGCATTGCCGATGAATCACTCTTCTTAAAAATAATTCATGCGCTTTTTCAGCATAAGAACATGACTGTCAGGAATGCGCTGATACATTCGCGCGGGGAATTCGGACTTGACAAGGAAACTGCAAAAAAAATAGCGGAGAATATTTCGCTGAAAGGCACAAAAGTCCGGATGCTTGATCTGATAATGATTGCACAAATTGCAGGAGAAATGTATGTCCAAGATATTTAA